Proteins encoded by one window of Vibrio panuliri:
- a CDS encoding TfoX/Sxy family DNA transformation protein: MDKPILKDSMRLFEPLGRIKSRSMFGGFGIFADETMFALVVNNKLHIRADSILAKQFKQQGFEPYVYHKRGFPVVTKYFALSEDLYSNSTKTLEIAREAHAQAQVEKSAQAETKPTRIKDLPNLRLATERMLKKAGIDNVEQLQQAGSVEAYKAIRETHSSDVSLELLWSLEGAIKGTHWSVVPQERRDELLSRLQ; encoded by the coding sequence ATGGACAAACCAATTCTTAAAGACTCGATGAGGCTCTTTGAGCCGCTAGGTCGTATTAAATCTCGCTCTATGTTTGGTGGGTTTGGGATTTTTGCAGACGAAACTATGTTTGCGTTAGTTGTAAATAATAAGCTTCATATTCGAGCAGACAGCATTCTCGCCAAGCAGTTTAAACAACAAGGATTCGAGCCGTACGTGTACCACAAACGTGGGTTTCCTGTTGTCACTAAATACTTCGCTCTGAGTGAAGATTTGTACAGTAATAGCACCAAAACGCTTGAGATTGCACGTGAAGCACACGCACAAGCTCAAGTTGAGAAATCAGCGCAAGCTGAAACAAAACCAACTCGCATTAAAGATTTACCGAACCTTCGCTTAGCGACTGAGCGAATGCTGAAGAAAGCCGGTATCGATAATGTTGAGCAATTGCAGCAAGCGGGCTCTGTAGAGGCTTATAAAGCGATTCGCGAAACTCACTCTAGTGATGTTAGCCTAGAGCTGTTGTGGTCTCTTGAAGGCGCAATTAAAGGGACACACTGGTCAGTGGTACCCCAAGAGCGCAGAGATGAGCTACTCTCTCGACTTCAATAA
- the purR gene encoding HTH-type transcriptional repressor PurR: protein MATIKDVARLAGVSTTTVSHVINKTRFVAEATQERVMEAVTELNYAPSAVARSLKCNSTRTIGMLVTQSTNLFFSEVIDGVESYCYRQGYTLILCNTGGIYEKQRDYIRMLAEKRVDGILVMCSDLTEELSEMLDRHKDIPKVVMDWGPESSQADKIIDNSEEGGYLATKYLIDHGHKDIACLSGHFEKAACQERIQGFKRAMNEANLAVNEDWILEGNFECDTAVLAADKIAAMDKRPTAIFCFNDTMALGLMSRLQQKGIRIPEDMSVIGYDNIELAEYFSPPLTTVHQPKRRVGKNAFEILLERIKDKEHDKRVFEMHPEIVERSTVTKLP, encoded by the coding sequence ATGGCCACTATTAAAGATGTTGCTCGCCTTGCCGGCGTATCAACCACGACAGTCTCACACGTTATTAACAAAACGCGTTTTGTTGCGGAAGCAACTCAAGAGCGCGTGATGGAAGCCGTCACTGAACTAAACTACGCGCCAAGCGCTGTTGCGCGTAGCTTAAAGTGCAACAGTACCCGCACAATTGGTATGTTGGTGACGCAATCAACTAACCTATTCTTTTCTGAAGTCATCGATGGTGTAGAAAGCTACTGCTACCGCCAAGGTTACACACTTATCCTATGTAATACCGGTGGTATCTACGAAAAGCAACGCGATTACATTCGCATGCTCGCTGAAAAACGCGTCGATGGTATTTTGGTGATGTGTTCTGACCTAACAGAAGAACTGAGTGAAATGCTGGACCGCCACAAAGACATTCCAAAAGTAGTTATGGATTGGGGTCCGGAGAGTTCTCAAGCGGATAAGATCATCGATAACTCGGAAGAAGGTGGCTATCTTGCTACCAAATACCTAATCGATCATGGTCACAAAGACATCGCTTGTCTAAGCGGTCACTTTGAAAAAGCAGCCTGTCAGGAACGAATTCAAGGCTTCAAGCGCGCGATGAATGAAGCGAACTTGGCAGTAAATGAAGATTGGATCTTAGAAGGTAACTTCGAGTGTGATACTGCTGTGCTAGCGGCAGATAAAATCGCAGCGATGGATAAACGCCCAACAGCAATTTTCTGTTTCAATGACACCATGGCCCTTGGTCTAATGAGTCGTCTGCAACAGAAAGGTATCCGTATTCCTGAAGATATGTCTGTGATTGGTTATGACAATATCGAGCTTGCTGAGTACTTCTCGCCACCACTGACAACGGTTCACCAACCTAAACGTCGTGTTGGTAAAAATGCCTTCGAAATCTTACTTGAACGCATTAAAGACAAAGAGCATGACAAACGCGTATTTGAAATGCATCCAGAAATCGTTGAACGCTCTACGGTAACCAAATTACCTTAA
- the torD gene encoding molecular chaperone TorD, translating to MQELKAFNEKRAEIYWWFSSLFARELTETELAQYQSPEIRGFLAGLGENPTLKPAVDRLVDALNRQMDREDGQLELAADFCDLFLKSDKESALPYASMYVGTTGLLHDEPANQMQDLLTQHGVAVNQDLNEPADHIAIELDLLGNMIIRSNELEQERHLNDALIEQEAFIRQHILNWVPKFTAKSQTLDAFGFYSSVASLLVAFLELDCAYLVGEEE from the coding sequence ATGCAAGAATTAAAAGCGTTTAATGAAAAACGTGCAGAGATTTACTGGTGGTTTTCGAGTCTGTTCGCAAGAGAACTGACTGAAACAGAGCTTGCACAATATCAAAGCCCTGAAATCCGCGGCTTTCTTGCTGGTCTAGGTGAAAACCCAACCCTAAAACCTGCGGTTGACCGATTGGTGGACGCGCTCAATAGACAAATGGATCGCGAAGATGGTCAACTAGAGCTTGCAGCGGATTTTTGTGACTTGTTCTTAAAATCAGACAAAGAGTCTGCACTACCGTACGCCTCTATGTATGTGGGTACGACAGGCCTATTGCATGATGAACCCGCAAACCAAATGCAAGATCTACTGACTCAGCATGGTGTGGCGGTAAATCAGGACTTAAATGAGCCTGCTGACCATATCGCAATTGAACTTGATCTGTTGGGCAATATGATTATTCGCTCAAATGAGTTGGAGCAAGAGCGCCACCTCAATGATGCGTTGATCGAGCAAGAAGCGTTTATTCGTCAGCACATTCTAAATTGGGTGCCAAAGTTCACAGCGAAAAGTCAAACACTCGACGCTTTTGGTTTTTACTCTTCTGTGGCCTCACTGCTGGTGGCATTCCTTGAATTGGATTGCGCCTATTTAGTGGGTGAAGAGGAATAA
- the torR gene encoding two-component system response regulator TorR, with protein sequence MSYHVLVVEDDAVTRSKLVGYFQNEGYTVSEAESGEQMRDTLQNHSIDLVMLDINLPGEDGLMLTRELRSQSDIGIILVTGRTDSIDKIVGLEMGADDYVTKPFELRELLVRVKNLLWRISAARNAGSVVDQKNDANIVRFGEWMFDIQRRALSRNGEPVKLTKAEYELLVALSSYPNQVLSRERILNMISHRVDAPNDRTIDVLIRRMRAKMEFDPKNPQIFVTVHGEGYMFAGD encoded by the coding sequence ATGAGCTATCACGTATTAGTAGTAGAAGACGACGCGGTCACTCGCAGCAAGCTAGTTGGCTACTTTCAAAATGAAGGTTACACGGTCAGCGAAGCTGAGAGCGGCGAGCAGATGCGCGACACACTACAAAATCATTCGATCGACTTAGTTATGTTAGACATCAATCTTCCTGGTGAAGATGGTCTGATGCTAACGCGCGAACTGCGTAGTCAATCGGACATTGGAATTATCCTGGTAACAGGACGCACGGATAGCATTGATAAAATCGTCGGTCTCGAAATGGGCGCAGATGATTACGTAACCAAACCGTTTGAACTTCGCGAACTGCTAGTGCGCGTGAAGAACCTGTTGTGGCGCATTTCTGCTGCTCGTAATGCAGGTAGCGTTGTTGATCAAAAGAACGACGCAAACATTGTTCGCTTTGGCGAGTGGATGTTTGACATTCAACGCCGTGCTTTAAGCCGTAACGGCGAACCGGTTAAGCTAACTAAAGCTGAGTACGAACTACTTGTGGCGCTGTCTTCTTACCCTAACCAAGTATTAAGCCGCGAACGCATTCTCAATATGATCAGCCACCGCGTAGATGCACCTAACGACCGTACCATCGATGTACTGATTCGTCGCATGCGCGCTAAGATGGAGTTTGATCCAAAGAACCCACAAATCTTTGTGACGGTTCATGGTGAAGGCTACATGTTTGCTGGTGATTAA